In the genome of Nocardia terpenica, one region contains:
- a CDS encoding TIM barrel protein: MTTTSPPHILGNLCLGSAPDSWGVWFADDEGQIPYTRFLDELVVAGYTWFELGPYGYLPTDPRRLAEEVDARGLRVSGGTTFGALHRPREWDDTVAATRRVAELTAAAGAHHLVFIPPMYRDEKTGAYTESPELTSEQWAGFGRRASELGKILVEEYGVRLVLHPHADSHIQSQSEIERYLNESDARYANLCLDTGHVAYGGGDAVDLIRRYGERIGYVHIKQMDPTVLDAVAAENLSFGEAVSRGVCVEPPAGVPDPVAVVEALSDLDADLFVIVEQDLYPCAPEVPLPIAKRTREFLNARGVDVPGSVA; the protein is encoded by the coding sequence CGACGACGAGGGTCAGATTCCGTACACGCGCTTCCTCGACGAGCTGGTGGTGGCCGGTTACACCTGGTTCGAGCTGGGACCCTACGGCTATCTGCCCACCGATCCGCGGCGGCTGGCCGAGGAGGTCGACGCCCGTGGGCTGCGGGTGTCGGGCGGCACCACGTTCGGCGCGCTGCATCGGCCGCGGGAGTGGGACGATACGGTGGCCGCCACCCGGCGGGTCGCGGAGCTGACCGCCGCGGCCGGTGCGCATCACCTGGTGTTCATTCCGCCGATGTACCGGGACGAGAAGACCGGCGCCTATACCGAATCGCCGGAGCTGACCTCCGAGCAGTGGGCCGGATTCGGCCGCCGCGCAAGCGAACTCGGCAAGATCCTGGTCGAGGAGTACGGCGTGCGGCTGGTGCTGCACCCGCACGCCGACAGCCACATCCAATCCCAGTCCGAGATCGAGCGCTACCTGAACGAGAGCGACGCGCGCTACGCGAATCTGTGCCTGGACACCGGGCACGTCGCCTACGGGGGCGGCGACGCGGTGGATCTGATCCGCCGGTACGGCGAGCGGATCGGCTACGTGCACATCAAACAGATGGATCCGACCGTGCTGGACGCCGTTGCGGCGGAGAATCTTTCATTCGGTGAGGCGGTCTCGCGCGGGGTGTGCGTGGAGCCACCGGCCGGTGTGCCCGATCCGGTGGCGGTGGTCGAGGCGCTGTCCGACCTGGATGCCGACCTGTTCGTGATCGTCGAGCAGGATCTGTACCCCTGTGCACCGGAGGTGCCGCTGCCGATCGCCAAGCGCACCCGCGAATTCCTCAATGCGCGTGGGGTGGACGTGCCGGGAAGCGTGGCATGA